From a single Silene latifolia isolate original U9 population chromosome 6, ASM4854445v1, whole genome shotgun sequence genomic region:
- the LOC141587991 gene encoding uncharacterized protein LOC141587991, with the protein MRTPLVGWSKICKPKSEGGLGLKDDLVWNRAALGKLLWWLYAKPDHLWVKWVSHTYLKAQDWKFYVPTQDTSWYWRKICKVKDLLIDPYLQKQWDNIPSKIYTIAKGYEYLRNRNDQVPWSSLVWNQMTIPKHSFIAWIYFHKGLNTNEKLKSFGLDIDTTCFICGDGNESLEHLFFSCKYSQRIINKVEQWMGVTLPRDDVIAWRNNIPGSQDKKDTINGIINALIYSILNQRNCSKHEAHIINPEKVATGIIKEMKIWIAKVVARRKKVQDHWIYALCGA; encoded by the coding sequence ATGAGGACTCCTTTGGTGGGGTGGTCTAAAATCTGTAAGCCTAAATCTGAAGGGGGTCTGGGTCTTAAAGATGACCTAGTTTGGAATAGGGCTGCTCTGGGCAAACTTTTGTGGTGGCTCTATGCAAAACCTGATCACCTTTGGGTTAAGTGGGTTAGTCACACCTATCTTAAAGCTCAAGACTGGAAATTTTATGTCCCGACCCAAGACACCAGCTGGTACTGGAGAAAAAtttgcaaagtgaaagatctGCTTATTGACCCCTACTTACAAAAGCAATGGGATAACATCCCTAGTAAAATATATACAATTGCTAAGGGGTATGAGTATCTACGAAATAGAAATGATCAAGTCCCTTGGTCATCCCTGGTTTGGAATCAAATGACTATTCCCAAGCACAGTTTCATCGCATGGATCTATTTTCATAAAGGTCTGAACACAAATGAAAAATTGAAAAGTTTTGGGTTAGACATTGATACTACCTGCTTTATCTGTGGAGATGGGAATGAATCCTTGGAGCATCTTTTCTTCTCCTGCAAATACAGTCAAAGAATCATTAATAAAGTTGAGCAATGGATGGGTGTCACCTTACCTCGAGACGATGTGATTGCATGGCGGAATAACATTCCTGGATCTCAGGATAAGAAGGATACTATCAATGGAATTATCAATGCTTTGATATATTCCATCTTGAACCAAAGAAATTGCAGCAAACATGAGGCTCATATCATCAACCCAGAAAAAGTGGCTACTGGAATCATCAAAGAAATGAAGATCTGGATTGCTAAAGTTGTGGCAAGAAGGAAGAAAGTGCAGGATCATTGGATCTATGCGTTATGCGGAGCTTGA